One genomic window of Glycine max cultivar Williams 82 chromosome 16, Glycine_max_v4.0, whole genome shotgun sequence includes the following:
- the LOC100806209 gene encoding jasmonoyl--L-amino acid synthetase JAR4 — MLEKVEEFNIERVMEEFERVTKDAERIQKETLKRILEDNASAEYLLNLGLNGRTDPESFKAFVPLVTHKDLEPYINRILDGDFSSVLTGKPITTMSLSSGTTQGKPKYVPWNDKLFDTTLQIYHTSFAFRNREFPINGGKALGFIYSSKQFKTKGGVLAGTATTNVFRNPGFRHAMKTTQSPFCSPDEVIFGPDFHQSLYCHLLCGLIFREEVQLVSSTFAHSIVYAFRTFEQVWEELCVDIKEGVLNSKVTVPSVRAAMSKLLKPDPELANLIHSKCMGLSNWYGLIPELFPNVKYVHGIMTGSMEPYLKKLRHYGGELPLLTSDYGSSEGWIGTNVKPTVPPELATYTVLPQIGYFEFIPLRELEGAKGDSSFLCMEAKPVGLTEVKIGEEYEIVVTNPAGLYRYRLGDVVKVMGFHNSAPEIKFVRRSNLLLTINIDKNTEKDLQLAVEAASELLAEEKLEVVDYTSHIDLSKEPGHYVIFWEISGEASEEVLGGCCNGMDKSFVDAGYTSSRKVNCIGALELRLVRRGTFQKILEHSLALGAAVSQFKTPRCVGPTNTKVLQILNENVVKSYLSTAFN, encoded by the exons ATGTTGGAGAAAGTTGAAGAATTTAACATAGAGAGGGTGATGGAGGAATTTGAGAGGGTGACAAAGGATGCTGAGAGGATTCAAAAGGAAACCCTGAAGAGGATTTTGGAAGATAATGCTTCTGCTGAGTACTTGCTGAATTTGGGGTTGAATGGGAGGACTGATCCTGAGAGCTTCAAGGCCTTTGTTCCACTTGTTACTCACAAAGATTTAGAGCCTTATATCAATAGAATACTTGATGGTGATTTTTCTTCTGTTCTCACTGGCAAACCGATCACAACCATGTCTTTGAG TTCTGGGACCACTCAGGGAAAGCCAAAATATGTACCATGGAATGATAAACTGTTTGACACCACATTGCAGATATACCACACCTCTTTTGCCTTCAGAAACAG GGAATTTCCCATAAACGGCGGCAAGGCCTTGGGCTTTATCTACAGCAGCAAGCAGTTCAAAACCAAAGGGGGTGTGCTAGCAGGAACTGCCACAACCAATGTGTTCCGAAACCCAGGTTTCCGGCATGCGATGAAGACGACTCAGTCCCCATTTTGCAGCCCTGATGAAGTCATATTTGGTCCTGATTTTCACCAATCCTTGTACTGCCACCTCTTGTGTGGCCTAATCTTCAGGGAAGAAGTTCAGTTGGTGTCTTCCACATTTGCACACAGCATTGTCTATGCTTTCAGGACTTTTGAGCAAGTTTGGGAGGAGCTTTGTGTTGATATCAAGGAAGGTGTCCTTAACAGCAAGGTTACAGTGCCCTCCGTTAGGGCAGCAATGTCTAAGCTCCTAAAACCTGACCCTGAACTAGCCAATTTGATCCACAGCAAGTGCATGGGGCTTAGCAACTGGTATGGCCTAATACCAGAGCTTTTCCCCAATGTTAAGTATGTTCATGGCATCATGACTGGGTCAATGGAAccttatttgaaaaaattgagGCATTATGGTGGAGAGTTGCCTTTGTTGACTTCTGACTATGGATCTTCTGAAGGGTGGATAGGAACAAATGTGAAACCAACAGTGCCACCTGAATTGGCCACCTACACTGTGCTTCCTCAAATTGGCTACTTTGAATTCATCCCTCTGAGAGAGCTAGAAGGAGCTAAGGGAGATTCTAGTTTCCTTTGTATGGAAGCTAAGCCTGTGGGGCTCACTGAGGTGAAAATTGGTGAAGAATATGAGATTGTCGTCACCAATCCAGCAG GCTTGTACAGGTACCGGCTAGGTGATGTGGTCAAGGTTATGGGGTTCCATAATTCAGCTCCAGAAATAAAGTTTGTTCGGCGTAGCAACCTTCTTCTAACCATCAACATAGACAAGAACACAGAGAAAGATCTGCAGTTGGCTGTGGAAGCAGCATCAGAATTGTTGGCAGAGGAGAAATTGGAAGTTGTTGACTACACTAGCCACATAGATTTGTCAAAGGAGCCAGGACACTATGTAATCTTCTGGGAAATAAGTGGTGAAGCAAGTGAAGAAGTGCTTGGTGGATGCTGCAACGGAATGGACAAGTCTTTTGTTGATGCTGGTTACACCAGCTCTCGCAAAGTCAACTGCATCGGGGCCCTCGAGCTCCGACTTGTTCGTAGAGGAACATTCCAGAAGATACTTGAGCACTCCCTTGCACTAGGAGCTGCTGTGAGCCAGTTCAAGACACCAAGATGTGTAGGCCCTACAAACACCAAAGTGTTGcaaatattgaatgaaaatgttGTCAAGAGCTATCTCAGCACTGCCTT